Within Aricia agestis chromosome Z, ilAriAges1.1, whole genome shotgun sequence, the genomic segment AGTTACGTTAAAAACGGAAGTTATGTTGATTAGTTGAAATTTCCCGCAGTCGAGATTGCCCCGCCTGAccttaccaaaaaagtgcagtgacttgcgtgagaatcatatgagaaaagcgcccgtgagtttccgccgtcaaccgacccgcggcgttgccgtagcttagcaacgatatccaagaggcctattgtgttaaaaatataaacaattaccaaaaaagtgcagtgacttgtatgagaatcatatgagaaaagcgcccgtgagtttccgccgtcaaccgacccgcggcgttgccgtagcttagcaacgatatccaagagggtaacatcccagaaaacgttcaaaatcttaccattaataaatttacaaaAGTAGTCATAGAAAGTTTGTGTGCCAAATCCtatagcacagtatagcaatattagtcccatgtcatattgctatactgtgcctatATAGTTATCCTATAAggtcaatctatactaatattataaatgcgaaagtatctctgtctgtctgtctgtctgtctgtctgtctgtctcgctttcacgccaaaactactgaaccgattgcaatgaaattttgtacacagttattctagagtctgagaaaggacataggctacattttgatgtgggaaaatatcttatttccatgaaaatatcgatgaaaattacttcgcattgcgcgtggccagcgctcatcccgggggtcctgggttcgagtcccgcaggcggaacaaaaagttttcaatgttcctgggtcttggatgtgtattaaaataatatttcaaaaatcttaaatatattttatgtataatattataaaaaatccagaagtatatcgacgcgatgcaatgaacattttaggtctaatacgattcaacagatggcgctttttttttacttcgttgtaacatagaactaatcatacttattagttattatgtttttgtttatagtttttaatacgttagaatattatgtttaataatattatcacttgctataataataatcaatctatctgatcttatagaactcctactgcatttctaaggagttcgagtgtgttgtgttggcctatattccatccagaaaatatttttacattttaattctaatatatgaaaacagatggcgctttattttttacttcattattataacagaactaatcatacctactttattatatattattgtttttattcataactagctgttgcccgcgacttcgtccgcgtggactttagtttatagtgcgcggtgtcaacaaaatttgtgtcaaatttaaaaactttttaaaaccctggtaagtggtacccctcttagggccgcgcagcgcgctacaccggaatggcagcgctgaaagtgctcgcctcgccgctgccattccggtgtagcgcggcccttaattaatcaaaatacccaaaaacagctgtgcagtgtgcacataatctgtactaatattatgaatgcgaaagtatctctgtctgtctgtctgtctgtcagtctcgctttcacgccaaacgccaaaactaccgaaccgattgtaatgaaattttgtatactgatagtctaaagcctgagaaaggacacaggctacttttttactggaaaaaagggttgtaagggtcgtaaatttgttcaaaaaattcataatggcgttcatatggcgccgtgcgtcttctacatggcgctgacgcttgctcaaaagtctttctataagaggtggtatcatcttacatttaagtctcgatttttttcgattgttatatctattctacggtattaaataactcagtactttatctgtgcaggcagtgacgtaaccttaagaccaaatttcaccaacgactgttaaagttaatgctcgaattagtatcacgttagctgtttcgtttttcatatgaatgaaagagaagacaggatattttaacaagctgttaacactaacagacgttggtgaaattggggctaaacctatcaatgataaatagtttatgggtaaagttgtgtaattggggggctaaataagctttaaaatttggcataatatataaagtttaacatacaaaaatgaagtacttattgtttgcacactgcacagctgtattgatttaaggggtaccagggtttttttataaaagcttttgacaccaattttgttgacatcgcgcgctataaactgaagtccacgcggacgaagtcgcgggcaacagctagtgattttataaacgatggcacatttTTGGAGTAGGTTACTAATTAAAAGTCGCGTACACTGTAGTCTGTACGTGACTTCTAAGAAATAGCAGCTGCTATTTCAGAGGTAGAGCCGTGAAAGACGgactgatagacagacagagttactttcgcatttataatattagcatgaataaataaatgagttatttataaataagtacttatattataatcttttgtttttttgctacaaaaatgtttaatgatgaaagtaatatttttctccaaaattacaatattattattattctatgcaGTTTTATTTTAgcccattttattatttttacaatcttacaattattattccaTGATCGATATTTTGTCGAATTACAAGATGTATGGAGTACAGACGGTACATCACTAACACGCACACGTAAACATAATTGTatacacagatgtaaatcaattttggttacgtttgccagctcgggattgtttctctattccgataggtaatattaacttaatggtTATAACACTTAAAAAGCACTTAAAATACCataatttagtatattttaatgtttcttGTCAAATATTAAGATGTTTAAATGTTTCAGGGTTCCACAAGTAATGCGCATTTCCACTCAATATTAGTTGGTATAAAACTGTAGGATAAACCTAAACCTTTTGTATGGGACCAACTTTCTTACTCGAGAGAAAAAATCTActatttcatacatattttggtCACAGCTGATcgatacttttgtatggaacagCTGACTTTTTATTTCGGGTACGAAAGTTGGTCCcatagaaaaggttgttcataCACATAGGTAGGTTCATCTTACAAACCAGTACCTAAAAGTCAGCCGGTATTTTAGCGGATTTTAATAGagtttaaaattgtagcctatgtgttattctgatgtataagctatattattgtaaagtttcattaaaatccgttcagtagtttttgcgtgaaagagtaacaaacatccatacatccacacatccacacatccatacatccaaacaaactttcgcctttataatattagtaggaagtaggattatataagttgccattattgaaatcgggcaaaaattaccaaaaaatcggacaaatactagttgtactcgcgcacgaagggtttacagtttattttaagtttaccatcaattattattattattattattattattaaagtatgtatacaaccaatgatattctatgttactaacgtaactagattggaagtttacggtagcaacgcgttgccactgaagatgcctgcaggcatatctcacatacataatgacataacgaatatatgacttgacattgtcttttgaacaaaaaagtggttacgcatttctgagaatcttttgtaagacattgctactctagtattttagaaactcattgtatacaactgagtattttgtgaacatttcaggtgcctaccttctgccattattgatattaagaaaaaaatagcaaaaaaatcacttttattttggggctcccataaatagatatttaatttattttgttttaagtatttaaatcaagccatgttatattctattctatcacaaatcttatttattgtcaaaattattaattaaattagtacatacgaagtcaagccatcggtaaaataacaaaaattttattaaaaatataaacacatttttttttaatttcttcacttttttgacggactatgaattaatttaaaaaaaaattatttattacaaatcacAACTATCATTATAGGATAaaggcaaattaaaaaaaaccgacaTATAAAAACCCTGTCTATAGGCGGCATTATAGTTTTGTTCTACGaactacgaaaaataaaaactaagaaaccttattattcgtagttcgtagatcaaaactatgaTTCCGGCTATAGATAGGGTTAtacgttaatttttttaatttgccgcctttttccagtctcatctttcgctagccagactctaccaaatcaaaatactgtggccggtccgccattttatgttccggttctccgaggtacataaactgtcaaagtgtcgaaATATCTCAATAGATATTTCGACACTTTGACGGTTTTGTACCTCTAGACTActctagagtctggctagcgaaagatgacactggctttttattccaaaactgaTTATGGTAGCACTGTCATTAACGTCAATGTCACCTATAGCATCTGTTGTTTATgtgtcaaagtgaaaaatatttctgtggtttacgtgattttctaatttaaaagtgacgaaaactttgaaaaCAGATTTGCGAAAACTGATTTTAgctatgattagtaaatacgaacaaaaaagaagtgaaaaggatgcaatttttaaacaaaaccaagattgtttacatgaaatatcccagtgcattggcagagtagacagaattatagagtatgccgacttagaacgaCGTAAATAATAATGGAATTAATATTGAGGGGCATTTACGCTACAataaaaatagagtatttttaaactaatacaataaaactaaattacaataaaaactagcgtatataagtaaaaaaaaaaaaaaaaggagaacagtttaaatataaaaaaggttgtcaTCCAGACTGCTGCCTTTAGGGAGAGTGCCCAGAATACTAGCCACATTGCCCCGCTGTAAGGCCAGGCTTAATCGCTGGCCAAAATACGCTCCAGCCCTCTGGTCACCTGTGCGATCTATGAGGCGGGATGATATaagattgaaaaactttttcataTCATCCCCCCATGGGCCTAACGTTTCAAACGCAAGCGGCAAAAATATGTAGTCACGGCTTAAAGATACATATTTTCGCCGCTTACGCGTTTGCGCTTCGGACGCCGCCGCACCAGCCGTCACTGATGTTCCATGTAAATAGGAGGCCGCCAGTGTGTCGACAGTCGACACATGTTGCGTCCCACACCCACACCAAGCACCTCCCACTTTTCCATGGAACTAATGTTAAGCCGTCGGGTCTCTTGCCATCATCACGGGCAATACCATTCGGCTCTAAAATAGCCGGAACGTTAATGGAGACAAGAGCCCGACGTACAACATCATTCAATGCTGCGTGGCGCGACAGACGACCAGCGCTCCGCTGGCAAGAAAGCCCATGGTGACCCAGACGATCTACCATAGATCCACAAGGGCAGCAGTGTGGATGGTTTGTTGGCAAACCTAGTCGCAGACTGATGGCAAGGGAGAAGGTGGTATTGTCCAGTAACGTGCCTAAATTTGGAGATGGAAGTGCTTGGAGCCAGAGTCCAGATTCCCAAGTTGCAGCAGCCAGAAGACGGGCCCGCTCAGCCGCGTCGGAACTAGAGTTAACTAGCTTATCAAATACAACACGGCAAAGCGGCTCATCCCAAAGACGCTGCAAACAAATGTTGGCTGGAACGGCCCCATTGGCACTAGCTTCTCTCCAGGCCTCTAACGCGTCACTATAAAACGGAAAATCAAAGTTGCCAAAAGAAGGGGAGAGAATTTGGCGAGTCAATGGACTGGTGCTATTTACTGAAGATAGAAAGGCAGGAAGagcaacatctgacactttccTGATGCCGATGCCCCCAAAGCGATATTGTTCCAAGAAGagtgtttaaagacaaaatcagttccctgatgagatttcttcttagaccggtaagaccctaacgttacaaaaaaaaaatacctgaaagcaaccttggtattgaatgctaactttatttatgaacatattttcagatgtcagtgtttgtaccctaaaaagtattaaaaaagaaTGCCACATAAATAAAGACGTGtggttacgggagtttggctgggaggtgttaatgcatccgtcgtatagtcctgaccttgcaccttcaaatttccacctgtttcaatcgctgcaggattccttaggcagtgtcaggttgacatcacaagaggactgccaaaaccacttgtcgcagttttttcattagaagccccaaaatttttatagcaatgggatcgtgTCCCTACCAGCAAGTTGGCAAATAGTTGTCAAAAAAAAGGACACCTATATATtatagtcaattgtaaataaactttataaaaaaaacctttcgaatgtttatataaaatgcgaaaaaaatttccgcaacctttgattttctgtgttgttttttcatatccccttaatccttggtttttaatcaacttgcaagagagggttattagtttcaggcatgtacaagtatgtattaaataaacatatttgagtataatgaatacaatctatgatgcttgcgagtaataataatgtaatatatgaaattatttaaattaaattatatttaaacttagaaacagtagtgacaatttagtttaagaaaatgaagataattgtttggttaaattatattttgtaatatatttcatgatgtACGGTAAGTAATAAAGAAGAagttatgtatgtatatactccgacaaaaacatgcaagagttttcgtcaaaatcaaaacacaatgaaatgtattgcaaaataaaatttaagtaaacaacaacaataaacttattcttgaaatgagttatccaaactaaaatataatattagtgtcataaataatcaagtatcaaaactataattccgactatagacaaggttgccatacgtagatttttttaatttgccgcctttttccagtctcatctttcgctagccagactctagagaccattatgccgagtccactctttaaaataatttaacacaACATGTCAAAGTCAATGGCTTAATTGAACACAATATGTCAAAaatttctcgccacgttcaaataaagcctcagtgttgccagatcaggCAGGAACTgacagtttattttttaaataataccaGCGTTTTTTGGTATTATTTAAACTGTCGTCAGAAAGGTCAGAAAGATAattatgacattctctttggatAATATGTATTAGAGAAAGATTAGGACTAAGTTCTATATACTAAgattaaaatgaataataaaccTCTACGACTGCAAAATCACGATCAAGAACTTCTATTTACATTCCTGCATCAAGTGTATATAAAAGTTATAGATACTAGAGTAGAAGAAACCGAATCGATAACATCAGAATTAATTGATCAGCAACTAATACAAGAAATTAAAGATCTGCCATCAAATATACGGTTGGAATTTGGTAAATCACTAAGAGACATAAAATGTATCTTGCCAGACAGTGTAAATAAAAGGCATCATGAAATTTATGTTTCTTATGTTGCACCCCAAAAACTGGTTATAAGCTCTGTGGCACTTCCACATTCAATATTACAGGATCGAGAATATAAATCAGTTGAAGAAATCTTTACTGCATTTAGGACATACATTGACAGTTTAGAAAATTATCTTACTGAATTAGAAAGCATCGACCGACATTTTACTGTTATGGAACCTGTTAACCCAACATTCAAGGATGATTATAGAAGAATCGCTCTTGGTAAGTTTTTGTTATagttcaggggttcccaatctttttcagcctgcggcgcacttacaagtcaatcttttgtcacggcgccctactctccCTAGcaattacaaaaagatacataaataaacacctttaatgattatagttaggttaagtaggtaaataataattaataataaacaaatatttaatcagctGCCTGCTTcgtataattcatattatataatatttgtggttatggataatgatggaggatcggcATTCGGCTCatggcgcccctcttgcctttccacggcgcacagtttgggaacccctgttatAGTCTATACCAGGAAGCCACGCGGAACGTCTATCTATCAATAAATATAACTGGCATCTTCcagaattaatatttattagaaaGTTTATTAACTTGCTATTTTCAGATGAAAGAACATGGCTTCACATAGAAGTGACTCAATATGGATTGGCAACAAATATTCATCTCATCGCTCAGTCAGAAATGTGGCAGGACAAATTACACAAAGGTCTTATGAGATGGGATCATGACAAAGGCATCGTAGAAAATGTTATGGAcatttttggtaaaattttaGTTTCATTTTACCTGTGTTAAATACTATAATGATATGATTAACACGGTACAGCTCACAATCACTATGTACTTTACAGATGTATCAGATATGTCACAAGTTGGAAAACATATGGCAGAAGAGTCTAAACCACTGACAGAGGAAGAAGTTACTTGTGGTATCTGTTTTTGTGCAGAATTAGTGGACACTCCAGGTGTACCCCAACCGCTGTGCCAAAATCCTAACTGTGGTGTATCATTTcataaattttgtttataccaGGTATTgccaaatattgttttaatttcaataaCCTGTTTCACATTTGGAGACATGAGTGGacaaagtgggtaactaacatttttataGTAAACCTTTATGATtgtataaattatgtttataaGTGATTGAATTTAGTAACATGCTTTTACAATATGAGCTCTTtataggagtgagcacactgagacgggccgtgccagggctcatcgcaaaaatccgcctccatacaatttgtatggaaatgaatgcgcgtatcgcacactgtgtcggagcgcagcggatttccgcttccatacaaattgtatggaggcggatttttgcaatGAGCCCTCAGCCTCAGTGTGCTCACCCCTTATATGTTGTAAAAGCATGTTACAAAATTCATCACTCaattacctacatatttttccgtttcaatttgaacaaaccttttaacttacctacttcattatctagctaatagctatacataataactagcgacccgccccggcttcgcacgggtataattgtcctttcacgtggtctattcttcatgtaaataatgtaccaagtattgtacacattgaaaaggtctacagaaaacgcGATAGTATATACGTataaggatatcccacaataacatttttttgtcatttacttttaacatcaaatattggctaattttcgaagcgattttaaccaatacggcaataatccttattcagttaaatacttttaatacattattgattatggccctttacggcattttttttttaaataagggagcaaacgagcaaacgggtcacctgatggaaagcaacttccgtcgcccatggacactcgcagcatcagaagagctgcaggtgcgttgccggccttttaagaggtaatagggtaggggggaGGGAGGCAGCCTATgggctatgaatcaatttcttcgatggtaagtACATGAAAGATGATAATCCACGTGCGATCAGAATGGGATCGCAATGACAGCTTTGTTTGCTAAAAAAGTAGCGTTTGCAAAAATATTCTGATAACATTAGTTAATAGGTAAGTAATCgaacaattctgtacattaaaggtATTACCTTGTTTTGGTCAACCCCAGCTTCAACTCTTTCAGTTTTAAAGtaggtactttattttttatttttgagcgaatccaaaattttcatgaaaatgatttgtggtaatattttatcaatgaatgtgattcagctattattttattaatcaattaCTATGGGCGAGGCCgccaatttttgctgattttgtaattatttttctccgccctttgtattttaaaaagtattgtGTTTATCGTATGttcgtatcgcacactgtgtcggagcgcagcggatttccgcttccatacaaattgtatggaggcggatttttgcaatGAGCCCTCAGCCTCAGTGTGCTCACCCCTTATATGTTGTAAAAGCATGTTACAAAATTCATCACTCaattacctacatatttttccgtttcaatttgaacaaaccttttaacttacctacttcattatctagctaatagctatacataataactagcgacccgccccggcttcgcacgggtataattgtcctttcacgtggtctattcttcatgtaaataatgtaccaagtattgtacacattgaaaaggtctacagaaaacgcGATAGTATATACGTataaggatatcccacaataacatttttttgtcatttacttttaacttcaaatattggctaattttcgaagcgattttaaccaatacggcaataatccttattcagttaaatacttttaatacattattgattatggccctttacggcattttttttttaaataagggagcaaacgagcaaacgggtcacctgatggaaagcaacttccgtcgcccatggacactcgcagcatcagaagagctgcaggtgcgttgccggccttttaagaggtaatagggtaggggggaGGGAGGCAGCCTATgggctatgaatcaatttcttcgatggtaagtACATGAAAGATGATAATCCACGTGCGATCAGAATGGGATCGCAATGACAGCTTTGTTTGCTAAAAAAGTAGCGTTTGCAAAAATATTCTGATAACATTAGTTAATAGGTAAGTAATCgaacaattctgtacattaaaggtATTACCTTGTTTTGGTCAACCCCAGCTTCAACTCTTTCAGTTTTAAAGtaggtactttattttttatttttgagcgaatccaaaattttcatgaaaatgatttgtggtaatattttatcaatgaatgtgattcagctattattttattaatcaattaCTATGGGCGAGGCCgccaatttttgctgattttgtaattatttttctccgccctttgtattttaaaaagtattgtGTTTATCGTATGTTCGAAAACTGCTTCTAACGCAGAAAACAAAGCACTCAGCATGCATTAGAATTATTTCGGTTCAAACAAtactctaaaaatatatttacaattaaacataaaaaaaggtaagaaaatagcttaaaatatacaatccgcctTGGAAGAGTCGCTGTAGCAGTAAGTATGGCAGATTTGAAGATaaatcggatatgttatgaatCCTTATATAAATGGCTATAACCTCATCTAATTCTTATAGtattttaggataactttctttataaacttttaaaatcaaatgaaTCGTTAGAAACATCAATTTTACCCCACTTTTTAAACGTCACCAATAAAACCCATTTATTATTATCGTTGGGTGTTAGGG encodes:
- the LOC121738631 gene encoding E3 ubiquitin-protein ligase FANCL isoform X1, producing MNNKPLRLQNHDQELLFTFLHQVYIKVIDTRVEETESITSELIDQQLIQEIKDLPSNIRLEFGKSLRDIKCILPDSVNKRHHEIYVSYVAPQKLVISSVALPHSILQDREYKSVEEIFTAFRTYIDSLENYLTELESIDRHFTVMEPVNPTFKDDYRRIALDERTWLHIEVTQYGLATNIHLIAQSEMWQDKLHKGLMRWDHDKGIVENVMDIFDVSDMSQVGKHMAEESKPLTEEEVTCGICFCAELVDTPGVPQPLCQNPNCGVSFHKFCLYQWLVACEGGRPPAFGVANGNCPTCLHPIACSEKDS
- the LOC121738631 gene encoding E3 ubiquitin-protein ligase FANCL isoform X2, with translation MEPVNPTFKDDYRRIALDERTWLHIEVTQYGLATNIHLIAQSEMWQDKLHKGLMRWDHDKGIVENVMDIFDVSDMSQVGKHMAEESKPLTEEEVTCGICFCAELVDTPGVPQPLCQNPNCGVSFHKFCLYQWLVACEGGRPPAFGVANGNCPTCLHPIACSEKDS